A segment of the Chitinophagaceae bacterium genome:
TTTTACAATTACACCCACTGATTTGAATGATGATTACGACTGGCAGTTGTACGATATTACGGGCCGCAATCCAGATGATGTATTTACCAATCCTGCACTTGTTGTTACTGGTAACTGGAGCGGAAGTTCAGGCACAACAGGAGCATCAGCAACGGGCATTACAACTATTCAATGTGCTTCCAACCCTGCTACCAGCACCCCAAGGTTTGCAAGGTCGCCAAACATTGTTGCTGGAAGAACATATTTATTGTTAGTCAGCCATTACACCGATTCTCAGAGTGGTTACGGTTTATCTTTTGGCGGTGGAACAGCAGTGATCACAGATCCAAAAGATCCTTTAATGGCAGATGTAAAACCAAACTGTGGCGGAGATCAGTTAAGGGTGAAACTGAATAAGAAAATGAAATGCTCTTCTATTGCTGCAAATGGAAGTGATATTGTTGCTTTTCCCGGGGGTATCAATGCAGTCAGTGTAAGTCCAATTGGTTGCAACAGCAATTTTGAAACAGATTCTGTTGTGATTACTTTATCGCAGCCATTACCAGCCGGGAATTACACATTACAATTAAAGAATGGAAGTGATAATAATACAATTGTTGATTTGTGTGATAAACCAATCCCTCTTACTGATGTATTAAATTTTCAGATTCAACTTTTACAGCCAACAAAACTTGACAGCTTAGTTCCTGTAGCCTGTGCAACAGGAGAAGTTCGTTTTGTATTTAAGAAACTGATTCGTTGCAGTTCGATTGATCCCAACGGAACTGATTTTGATGTTACAGGTACTTACCCAGTTACAGTTACAGGAGCTAGAGGTAATTGCAGTGCTGATGGATTGACATCAGAAATTATTGTATCATTTTCACAACCTCTTCAGACAAAAGGGACATTTACCGTACGTTTAAAACCAGGATTTGATGGGAATACAATCATTGATGAGTGCAATCAGAATACACCCGTTTCTCAAATGAGCTTTTCTGTAAAAGACACTGTCAATGCAGATTTCAGCTACAATATCCGGTTAGGATGTTTAGCAGATACAGTTGATTATTCACATCCCGGTGGAAATGAAATAAACAGCTGGTTATGGAATTTTGGAACCGGTGCAGGAGCCACTAATCAAAATGAGCAGGTGATTTATAAAACCTTTGGAGAAAAAACTGCCACACTGGTTGTTTCAAATGGTTTTTGCAGAGATTCTGTTTCAGCAAAAATTTACCTGGATAATTTCCTGAAAGCTGATTTTGTTATAGATACTTTCAATTGCCCTGCAGAGCCTGTCTTAATTACAGGGATACCAACAAGTGAGCGGCCGGTAACACATTTCTGGAGTTTTGGTGACGGGCAAACAAGTACAGATGAGCAACCATTACAGCATCTATATCCGGTAACATTTGCAGATGCTAAATACAAAGTGAGCTATACTGTAACGAATGATTTGGGATGCAGCAATACAATGGAAAAAACAATTACGGTTGTGAAGACCTGCAGAATTGATGTGCCAAATGTGTTTACTCCGAACGGAGATGGGCTGAATGATTTTTTTGGCCCGTTAAACGCAATCAAAGCTGACCAGCTTATTTTCAGAGTTTATAACCGCTGGGGTAATTTAATTTTTGAAACCAAGGATTGGCTGAAAGGCTGGGATGGGAAATATAAATCCATTGATCAGGAACCAACCACTTACGTTTGGAGACTCAGCTATATCAACCGGGATACGAAAAAAAGCATTGAACTGAAAGGTACTGTTCAATTGATCAGGTAACAGGCTTTGTTAAAATCCTGACAGCTTTGCCCATTTCTGCCAAAAATGGGGGTAAATCCCTGTAATCAAATTTTGTTCCAACACACATTATCGCTAACTTTGCCACCCTAAATTTAGGCTGAATAGCAAATTGGCGCCCATTTACAGTCATAAATAACTGAAAATCAATGTACTTGTCTTTACTGAAAGACGGTGAGCTATTCGTGTGCACAAACTTTTAAAACCGGTAAGAACATATGTCTTCATCAAGAGTTGCAGCAAACAAGAGAATTAATTTCGGAAAAGTTAAACATCTTGCAGAAATTCCAGATCTGCTCGGCATCCAGATTCAATCTTTTAAAGAGTATTTTCAATTAGAAACTACTCCCGATAAGCGTAACATCGAAGGGTTATTCCGTGTGTTTAAGGAAAACTTTCCTATCACCGATACCCGTAACATTTTCGTACTGGAGTTCTTAGATTATTTTATTGACCCGCCCCGTTATTCTATTGACGAATGTATGGAGCGTGGATTAACTTATGCGGTTCCTCTCAAAGCCAAACTCCGTTTGAGCTGTAATGATGAGGAGCACGTTGATTTCCAAACCATCGTTCAGGATGTGTTTTTAGGAAACATTCCTTACATGACTCCCCGTGGTACTTTCGTGATCAACGGTGCTGAGCGTGTAGTGGTATCACAGTTACACCGTTCACCCGGTGTATTCTTCGGTCAGAGCATTCACCCCAATGGAACCAAGATTTACTCTGCAAGAGTAATTCCGTTTAAAGGTGCGTGGATGGAATTTGCAACAGACATCAATAACGTGATGTATGCTTACATTGACCGTAAGAAAAAATTCCCTGTAACAACTTTATTACGTTCAATCGGCTTTGAAACAGATAAGGATATCCTTGAACTGTTTGGCATGGCTGATGAAGTAAAAGCAGATAAAAAAGCACTGGAGAAATTTGAAGGTAAGCGTTTGGCTGCCCGTGTACTCCGCAGCTGGGTTGAAGATTTCGTTGATGAAGATACTGGTGAAGTAGTAAGTATCGAACGTAACGAAGTAGTGCTTGAAAGAGATTCCATTCTGGATGCTGAAGCAATTGAAATGATCAGCGAAATGGAAGTGAAGAGTGTATTCATCCAGAAAGAAGAAGTGAGTGGTGATTTTGCGATCATCTACAACACATTAAATAAAGATACTTCTAACAGTGAGTTGGAAGCGGTTCAGCATATCTACCGTCAATTGCGTGGTGCTGATGCTCCTGATAACGAAACTGCACGTGGTATTATTGATAAATTATTCTTCAGTGATAAGCGTTACGATCTGGGTGAAGTTGGCCGTTATAAGATCAACCGTAAACTTGGATTAAACTTCCCGATTGAGAAGAAGGTATTAACGAAAGATGATATCATCTCCATCATTAAATACCTGGTGAGGTTAACAAATGCCAAAGCTGATATTGATGATATTGATCACCTGAGCAACCGTCGTGTACGTACAGTAGGCGAGCAGTTATATGCTCAGTTTGGTGTAGGTCTTGCACGTATGGCCCGTACCATTCGTGAAAGAATGAACGTACGTGATAATGAGGTGTTCACTCCTGTTGATCTGATCAATGCAAGAACACTTTCTTCAGTTATCAACTCGTTCTTTGGTACATCACAGTTATCACAGTTCCTTGATCAGACAAACCCTCTTTCTGAAATTACACACAAGCGTCGTATCTCAGCGCTCGGGCCCGGTGGTTTGAGTCGTGAAAGAGCTGGTTTCGAGGTTCGTGACGTTCACTATTCTAACTACGGACGTCTATGTACAATTGAAACACCAGAAGGACCAAACATTGGTTTGATCTCTACCCTTTGTGTTCATGCTACTGTAAACGATATGGGCTTTATTGAAACTCCTTACCGTAAAGTAGACAATGGTAAAGTGGATATGAAACATCTTACTTACCTGAGTGCAGAAGAAGAAGATACAGCTAAGATTGCACAGGTAAATATTGCTGTTGATGATAAAGGACATATCATAGAAGATAAAGTTCGTTCGAGAGAAAGTGGTGATTTCCCGATTCTTGATAAAGCAGATGTAGAATATATGGACGTTGCTCCAAACCAGATTGTTGGTTTGAGTGCTTCGTTAATTCCATTCCTTGAACATGATGATGCCAACCGTGCATTGATGGGATCAAACATGCAGCGTCAGGCGGTTCCGCTTGTACGTCCGCAAGCTCCTATTGTTGGTACCGGTCTGGAAGCAATGGCAGCAAGAGATAGCCGTATTCAGTTGAATTCTGAAGGTAAAGGTGTGGTTGAATATGTAGATGCCAATGAAATTCATGTTCGTTACGAAAGAAACGAAGAGCAACGTTTGGTAAGCTTTGAAGAAGATTTGAAAATCTACAAACTCACCAAGTTCATTAAAACAAACCAGAGTACCTGTATTAACCTGATGCCCGCTGTATTAAAAGGTCAGGCAGTAAAAGAAGGCGACTTCTTAACTGAAGGTTATGCAGTGAAGAATGGTGAACTCGCATTGGGACGTAACCTGAAAGTGGCGTTCATGCCATGGAAAGGTTACAACTTTGAGGATGCCATTGTTATTAATGAGAAAGTTGTAAAAGAAGATTTGTTTACTTCTATTCATGTTGATGAATTTGAACTGGAAGTACGTGATACCAAATTAGGTGAAGAAGAACTGACACCTGATATTCCAAACGTAAGTGAGGAAGCAACAAAAGATCTGGATCAGAATGGTATCATCCGTATTGGTGCTGCAATTAAAGAAGGTGATATCTTAATTGGTAAGATCACTCCAAAAGGTGAAAGCGATCCAACTCCTGAAGAGAAGTTGTTACGTGCCATCTTTGGTGATAAAGCAGGTGATGCAAAAGATGCTTCATTGAAAGCTCCAAGCGGAACTGAAGGTGTGGTGATTGATAAAAAATTATTCCAGCGTGCCAAGAAAGATAAGAATGGTAAGATTCGTGAAAAAGCATTACTGGAAAAAGTTGAAAAGATCCACGAAAAAAATACAACTGATCTGCTCGATGTGTTATTAAGCAAACTGTTGTCTTTGCTGCAAAGCAAAACATCAGCTGGTGTTAACAACAACTTTGGCGAATCATTGATTGGAAAGGCGCTAAGTTCAATCAGAAAAACCTTGCAACAATTGACTATGCCAACGTTAATCCGTTAGGATGGACAGGTGATGCAACAACTGATGAATGGATCAACCAGTTATTACACAACTACAATATCAAGTTCAACGAAGAGTTGGGCCGTTACAAGAGAGAGAAATTCAACATCTCAATCGGTGATGAATTACCTGCCGGTGTATTGAAACTTGCTAAAGTTTACTTAGCTGTGAAGCGTAAACTGAAAGTGGGTGATAAGATGGCGGGTCGTCATGGTAACAAAGGTATTGTGGCTAAGATCGTTCGCCAGGAAGACATGCCGTTCCTTGAAGATGGAACTCCGGTAGATATCGTATTGAATCCATTGGGTGTACCAAGTCGTATGAACCTTGGACAGATTTACGAAACTGTACTTGGATGGGCTGGTGAAAAACTGGGTGTGAAATTCGCAACACCAATCTTTGATGGTGCAAGTGTAGAAGAAATTGCCAATCATATCACTGAGGCAGGTTTACCGAAATTTGGGCATACTTATTTATACGATGGTGAAACAGGTGAACGCTTCCACCAGAAAGCAACTGTTGGTATCATTTATATGATCAAACTGCATCACATGGTTGATGACAAGATGCACGCCCGTTCAATCGGACCATACTCGCTCATCACACAACAACCATTGGGAGGTAAAGCACAGTTTGGAGGTCAGCGTTTTGGTGAGATGGAGGTTTGGGCACTGGAAGCATTTGGTGCATCAAATATCTTGCAGGAATTACTTACACTCAAATCTGATGACATCATGGGTCGTGCAAAAACCTATGAAGCCATTGTTAAAGGTGACAACGTTCCACGTCCCGGTATTCCTGAATCATTCAATGTATTGGTTCATGAATTAAGAGGCCTGGGTCTTGACCTTAAATTTGAAGAGTAAGGAACAGAAACCTGAAGTGAGTGACACAACCGGTGTTGACTGAAAATCAAAAGCCGGCATCTAAAAACAAAAAAACAGAAACACAGATATGGCATTCAGAAAAGAAAATCGTCAGAGGCCAGTTTTTTCAAAAATCACCATCGGACTTGCATCTCCGGATACAATCCTGGAACGCAGCTTTGGTGAGGTGTTAAAGCCAGAAACCATTAACTACCGTACTTACAAACCTGAACGTGATGGTTTGTTTTGCGAAAGGATTTTTGGTCCGGTAAAAGATTTCGAATGTGCTTGCGGTAAGTATAAGCGTATTCGTTACAAAGGCATAGTTTGCGACCGTTGCGGTGTGGAAGTAACGGAAAAGAAAGTACGTCGTGAAAGAATGGGACACATCAAACTGGTTGTGCCTGTTGTTCATATCTGGTACTTCAAAGCATTACCAAAAAAGATTGGTTATTTGTTAGGCGTAAGCTCTAAGAAATTAGAGACCATCGTTTACTACGAACGTTATGTGGTTATACAACCAGGCGTAAAAGAAACCATGAAGATGGGTGATCTTCTTACTGAAGAAGAATACCTCGATCTGTTAGATACATTACCAAAGGACAATCAGTACTTACCTGATGAAGATCCGATGAAATTCATCGCCAAAATGGGTGCTGAAGCTGTGCATGATATGTTACAGCGCATTGATCTGGATCAGTTGAGTTATGATTTGCGTAATGCAGCAGCAACTGAAACTTCACAGCAACGTAAAGCAGATGCATTAAAGCGTTTGAGCGTTGTAGAAGCTTTCCGTGATGCGAATTTGCGTATTACCAACCGCCCTGAGTGGATGGTGATGCAGTACATTCCTGTTATACCACCTGAACTTCGCCCGTTAGTTCCTTTGGATGGTGGACGTTTTGCATCTTCTGATCTGAATGATTTATACCGTCGTGTAATTATCCGTAACAACCGTTTGAAAAGATTGCTGGAGATTAAAGCTCCTGAAGTAATCCTTCGTAACGAAAAACGTATGTTACAGGAAGCGATTGATTCATTATTCGATAACTCAAGAAAATCAAATGCTGTAAAAGCTGAAGGCGGAAGAGCATTGAAATCATTGAGTGATGTATTAAAAGGGAAACAAGGACGTTTCCGTCAGAACTTGCTTGGTAAAAGGGTTGACTATTCAGGTCGTTCTGTTATCGTGGTAGGGCCTGAGCTGAAATTACATGAATGTGGTTTACCAAAAGATATGGCTGCTGAATTGTTCAAGCCATTTATTAACCGTAAGCTGATTGAAAGAGGTATCGTAAAAACTGTGAAGTCTGCACGTAAACTGGTAGACAAAAAAGAAGCAGTTGTTTGGGATATTCTTGAAAATATATTGAAAGGTCACCCGATCATGCTAAACCGTGCCCCAACACTGCACCGTTTATCAATTCAGGCCTTCCAGCCTAAACTGATTGAAGGTAAAGCCATTCAGTTACACCCGCTCGTATGTTCTGCGTTCAACGCCGATTTCGATGGTGATCAGATGGCCGTACACGTTCCGTTAAGTAATGCTGCTGTTTTGGAAGCTCAGTTACTGATGCTTGCATCACACAACATCCTTAACCCGCAGAACGGTACACCAATTACGCTTCCTTCACAGGACATGGTACTTGGTCTGTATTATATTTCTAAAGGAAAGAAAACAACTGATACTGAAATTGTAAAAGGACAGGGTAAGGCGTTTTATTCTCCTGAAGAAGTGATTATTGCTTACAACGAAAAACAAGTTGATCTGCATGCGTGGATCAGGGTTCGTTTGAATGTGCGTGAAAATGGAAAGATTGTAAACAAGCTTACTGAAACAACAGTAGGTCGTGTAATCTTCAATCAATTTGTGCCGAAAGAAGTTGGTTTTGTGAACACCTTATTAACAAAGAAAAACCTTCGTGAAATCATTGGTGATATCATTGAAATTACCAACGTTCCAAAAACAGCGAAGTTCCTTGATGATATTAAAACGCTTGGTTTCCGTACAGCCTTCCAGGGTGGATTGTCGTTCAACATTAACGATCTTCTCGTTCCGGCAATCAAAGAAGAGCTGGTTGAAAATGCACAGGGTGAAGTAAATGAAGTATGGGACAGTTATAATATGGGTCTTATCACCAACAATGAACGTTACAACCAGATCATTGATATCTGGAGCCGTGTTGATACACGTGTAACTGAAACATTGATTCGTGAAATGGCTACTGATAAACAAGGTTTCAACTCCGTGTTTATGATGCTGGATAGTGGGGCCCGTGGTAGTAAGCAGCAGGTAAAACAGCTGGCTGGTATCAGAGGTTTGATGGCGAAGCCAAGAAAATCTGGTTCTACCGGAAGCGAGATCATTGAAAATCCTGTATTGAGCAACTTTAAAGATGGCCTGAGTGTATTGGATTATTTTATCTCAACACACGGTGCCCGTAAAGGTCTTGCGGATACGGCCCTGAAAACAGCGGATGCCGGTTACTTAACCCGTCGTTTGGTTGACGTTGCACAGGATGTGGTGATTAAAGATGAGGATTGCGGAACATTGCGTGGAATTGCAACAAGTGCATTAAAAGATAACGAAGATGTAATTGAACCATTGAGTGACCGTATTGCCGGCCGCACATCATTACATGATGTATACGAGCCGCAAACTGATCAGCTCATTGTAGCGGCAGGCGAAGAAATTACCGCAGCTATTGCCAAGCAAATTGAAGACAGTGGAATTGAAACAGTTGAAATCCGTTCTGTATTAACCTGCGAAAGCAAGCGTGGTGTGTGTGTGAAGTGTTATGGTAAAAACCTTGCAACAGGTGTAATTGCACAGAAAGGTGATGCTGTTGGTATTATTGCTGCACAATCAATTGGTGAACCCGGTACACAGTTAACACTCCGTACGTTCCACGTTGGTGGTGTGGCTGGTTCAGCATCAGTTGAATCTTCTCTCTATGCGAAATTTGATGGTACCATTCAGTTTGACGGGTTACGTACAGTAACTGCAACAGGCAACGAGGGTAAAAAAGTACAGTTGGTTATTGGCCGTACAGGTGAAGTAAGGATCATGGATGTAAAGAATGACCGTTTACTCATCACGAACAATATTCCTTACGGTGCTACATTGAATATTAAAGAAGGACAGCAGATTAAGAAAGGCGAAGCGATCTGTACATGGGATCCGTTCAATAACGTAATTGTTGCTGAAATAGCAGGTAAGATTAAGTTAGAGAATATTCTTGATGGTATTACTTTCCGTGAGCAGGCCGATGAACAAACAGGTCACCGTGAGAAAGTGGTAATTGAAACAAAAGATAAAACCAAGATCCCTGCGATTTTAGTTGAAGGTGGAAAGGATATTAAATCATATAACCTGCCAGTTGGTTCACACATTGTAATTGAAGAAGGTGAAGAAGTAACTGCAGGACAGGTATTGGTGAAAATTCCACGTGTACTTGGTAAACTTCAGTGATATCACGGGTGGTCTGCCACGTGTAACTGAATTGTTTGAAGCAAGAAATCCGGGTAACCCAGCCGTTGTATCTGAGATCGATGGTGTAGTTACTTTTGGAGCCATTAAGCGTGGTAACAGGGAGATTATTGTAACAAGCAAGGATGATGTAACCAAGAAATATCTTGTTCCTCTTACACGCCAGATCCTTGCACAGGAAGGTGACTTTATCAAAGCCGGTGTTCCATTAAGTGATGGTGCAATTGCACCAGCTGATATCTTAACAATCAAAGGTCCGTTTGCCGTTCAGGAATATGTGGTAAATGAAATTCAGGAAGTATATCGTTTGCAGGGTGTGCGTATCAATGATAAACACATTGAAGTAATCGTTCGCCAGATGATGAAGAAAGTTGAAATCATTGACGCAGGTGATACGAAGTTCCTGGAAGAAGATCTCGTTGATCGTTTTGAATTCAATGAAGAGAACGACCGCATCTTTGATAAGAAGGTTGTAACTGAGCCGGGAGACAGCAATAAAGTACGCCCTGGTCAGATTGTAACTGTTCGTGAATACCGTGAAGAAAACAGCCAGTTGCGTCGTGCAGATAAGAAGCTGATTGAAGTGAGGGATGCACATCCTTCTACTGCACAACCTGTGTTGCTGGGTATTACCAAAGCATCATTGGGCGTTCAGAGCTGGATTTCTGCGGCATCGTTCCAGGAAACAACGAAAGTATTGAGCACAGCAGCTATTGAAGGTAAAACCGACGATCTCTTAGGTTTGAAAGAGAACGTTATCACCGGTCACCCGATCCCTGCAGGTACAGGCTTACGTGAATTCGAGAACATGATCGTAGGAAGTAAGGAAGAGTATGAATTGCTCCTTACTACCAAAGAAGCCATGAGCTTTGATGATGAAGAATAATTCATGAGATCATTATACTCAAAGTCCCCCGGTTACCGGGGGACTTTTTTTATGTTGTTAATGCATTCTTAAAATTAATTTCCATTTCCTCTACTCGATCAGATTCCTTTACTTTGCTCACCTGATATGAAAAATTTTCAAACAATCCTTTTGCTGTTATTGACAGCTGCTGTAGCGGTTTTATTTTTGTTGCATTTTTCCGGAAAGAAATCGCCCCTGGAAACAGTTAAAAAAAGTTCGAGAGACACGGCTTCAACAAGCCCTGAACAATTACATGTTGCCTATATTGATCTGGATACCATTCAGAAATACTATGAGTATTTTAAACTCAAGAATGCCGACATCGAAAGAGATAAACAGCGGATTGAAAATCAAATTCAATCGGAGTTGAATAAACTTGAAAAGACCGGATTGAGTTTTTAAAGAAAGGACAGGCGATTACTCAAATGGAAGCTGAAAAGTTTCAGCAGGAATATCAAACAAGATATCAGCAGATCGGTCAACGCCAGCAAACACTGCAGGGCCAGCATCTTGAAAGTCAGGCAAAAGCTATTGACGATATTCAGAAAAAAATCAATGATTACCTGAAGGAGTTTAATAAGAGTGGCCAATACAATTTTATTTTTTCAACTCAGCAAGGGAACCCTACTCTGTACTTCAAGGACACTGCATTTAACATTACCCCCCAGGTTGTAAAGGGACTGAACGAAGCATACCAGCAATCAAAGAAGAAATAAGGTTTCAGATTAATCCTTATCTTCCGTTTCAATTTTTGAAACGAAATCACTGCTATGTCTTCAGAAAAAGAATTCAAACCATCGCTCAGTTTATTTGATGCCACAATGGTTGTAGCCGGATCCATGATCGGCTCAGGCATTTTTATTGTAAGTGCCGATATTACCAGGAATGTGGGTAGTGCCGGCTGGTTAATTGTTGTTTGGTTATTAACCGGGTTTATGACTTTAACCGCAGCTGTAAGTTATGGCGAATTAAGCGGTATGTATCCAAAAGCCGGTGGACAGTATGTGTATCTGAAAGAAGCATACAATCCTTTGCTTGGATTTCTTTACGGGTGGAGTTTCTTCACGGTTATTCAAACGGCAACCATTGCAGCAGTTGGCGTTGCCTTT
Coding sequences within it:
- a CDS encoding gliding motility-associated C-terminal domain-containing protein translates to MFFLLIGAGLFQSYSVSGQACTTLGQTPSTAFPVCGTTVFQQTTVPICYTRTLVVPGCNDGAAYGDKNPYWYRFTCFVSGSLAFTITPTDLNDDYDWQLYDITGRNPDDVFTNPALVVTGNWSGSSGTTGASATGITTIQCASNPATSTPRFARSPNIVAGRTYLLLVSHYTDSQSGYGLSFGGGTAVITDPKDPLMADVKPNCGGDQLRVKLNKKMKCSSIAANGSDIVAFPGGINAVSVSPIGCNSNFETDSVVITLSQPLPAGNYTLQLKNGSDNNTIVDLCDKPIPLTDVLNFQIQLLQPTKLDSLVPVACATGEVRFVFKKLIRCSSIDPNGTDFDVTGTYPVTVTGARGNCSADGLTSEIIVSFSQPLQTKGTFTVRLKPGFDGNTIIDECNQNTPVSQMSFSVKDTVNADFSYNIRLGCLADTVDYSHPGGNEINSWLWNFGTGAGATNQNEQVIYKTFGEKTATLVVSNGFCRDSVSAKIYLDNFLKADFVIDTFNCPAEPVLITGIPTSERPVTHFWSFGDGQTSTDEQPLQHLYPVTFADAKYKVSYTVTNDLGCSNTMEKTITVVKTCRIDVPNVFTPNGDGLNDFFGPLNAIKADQLIFRVYNRWGNLIFETKDWLKGWDGKYKSIDQEPTTYVWRLSYINRDTKKSIELKGTVQLIR
- a CDS encoding OmpH family outer membrane protein, translating into MEAEKFQQEYQTRYQQIGQRQQTLQGQHLESQAKAIDDIQKKINDYLKEFNKSGQYNFIFSTQQGNPTLYFKDTAFNITPQVVKGLNEAYQQSKKK